A segment of the Microbacterium luteolum genome:
ACGCCGTACCTCGGCCAGGAGATCGAGGCCAAGATCCTCGAGCTCGACAAGAACCGCAACAACGTCGTCCTCAGCCGCCGTGCGCTGCTCGAGCAGACGCAGTCGGAGTCGCGCACCACGTTCCTGAACAACCTGCACAAGGGTCAGGTCCGCAAGGGTGTCGTCTCGTCGATCGTCAACTTCGGTGCGTTCGTCGACCTGGGTGGCGTGGACGGCCTCGTGCACGTCTCCGAGCTGTCCTGGAAGCACATCGAGCACGCCTCCGAGGTCGTCGAGGTTGGCCAGGAGGTCACCGTCGAGATCCTCGAGGTCGACCTCGACCGCGAGCGCGTCTCCCTGTCGCTGAAGGCGACGCAGGAGGACCCGTGGCAGGTCTTCGCCCGTACCCACGCGATCGGACAGGTCACGCCGGGTAAGGTCACCAAGCTCGTCCCGTTCGGTGCGTTCGTGCGCGTCGCAGACGGCATCGAGGGCCTCGTCCACATCTCCGAGCTCTCCAGCAAGCACGTCGAGCTGGCCGAGCAGGTCGTGTCGGTCGGCGAAGAGGTCTTCGTCAAGGTCATCGACATCGACCTCGAGCGTCGCCGCATCTCGCTGTCGCTGAAGCAGGCCAACGAGTCGGTCGACCCCAACGGCACCGAGTTCGACCCGGCCCTGTACGGCATGCTCGCCGAGTACGACGAGAACGGCGAGTACAAGTACCCGGAGGGCTTCGACGCCGAGACCGGCGCCTGGAAGGAAGGCTTCGACACCCAGCGCGAGGCATGGGAGCAGGAGTACGCTGCAGCCCAGGCTCGCTGGGAGGCCCACAAGGCTCAGGTCACCAAGGCCGCAGAGGCCGAGGCAGAGGCCGGCGCCGACTTCGGCGGCCAGGTCTTCTCGAGCGAAGCCACCGGTGCAGGCACCCTGGCCGACGACGAGGCACTCGCGGCTCTCCGCGAGAAGCTGTCGGGCGGCAACGCGTAAGCATCACGCTCTGAAACGGGCCGTCACCTCACCCTCGGGTGGGCGTGGCGGCCCGTTTCGCGTGTCCGGAACACGCGTGATTCCCTGCGTGACGGAACATTACGGCGGCATTCGTAACAATTGCCCCGCTCGGCCAGCATGGGGACCATGACTGCCCTCCTGCCTGCGTCGCGCGCTGCCGACGCCCCGAGATCGGCGGGCCTGGCACAGGCCGTGCGACTCGAGGGCATCGAGCGGGCGTTCCCGCTGCCGCAGGGACGCCGCGAGGTCCTCCGCAGCGTCGACCTCGATGTCGCCGCTGGTGAGATCGTCGCCGTCGTCGGTCCGTCCGGATGCGGCAAGTCGACCCTCCTCCGTCTTGTCGGCGGACTGGACACCCCGACCAGCGGCAGCATCCGCCTCGACGGCACCGGCGTCGCCGACGTCGATGAGCGCACCGCGATCGCCTTCCAGGAGCCGCGACTGCTGCCCTGGCGCACCCTGGCGCAGAACGTCGAACTCGGTCTCCCTCGCGGCACCGCTCGCCGACCGGGGCGCGAGCGCGTGCGTGAGCTGCTGCATCTCGTCGGTCTCGAGCACGCGGCGGATCAGCGTCCTCGCGAGGTCTCCGGCGGTATGGCGCAGCGCGCCTCGCTCGCCAGGGCCCTGGCGCGCAACCCCGGGGTGCTCCTCCTCGACGAGCCGTTCGGCGCCCTCGACGCGCTCACTCGTCTTCGCATGCACGACCTGCTGCTGAAGATCCACGCCGCCGAGCCCACCACGATCCTCCTCGTCACCCACGATGTCGAAGAGGCCCTCTATCTCGCCGATCGCGTGCTGCTGCTGCGCACGCTGACCGGAGACACCGGCGATGCCGCGCCCTCGATCGCCCGAACGGTCGCCGTGCCCGGCATCCGCCCCCGAGACCGCGCCGATCGCGGCCTCGCCGACCTGCGCGCCGAGCTCCTCGAAGGACTCGGCGTCGACACCCACCACCGCATCACCGAGGAGACCCGATGAGCACCATCACCCGCCGAATCATCCCCGCGATCGCCATCGCCGGGACGATGATGCTCGTCGCGACCGGCTGCGTCGCCGGCGAGAACGCCAAGGCCGATGCGCCTGAGAAGGACAGCACCGCGGAAGCAACGGAGTGGTCGGCCGACACGCTGTCCATCGACTTCGCCACATACAACCCACTCAGCCTCGTCATCAAGGACCAGGGCATCCTTGAGGACATCCTCGGCGACGACGTCGAGGTCGAGTGGATCCAGTCCGCCGGCTCCAACAAGGCCAACGAGCTGCTGCGCTCGGGTTCGGTCGACGTCGGCTCCACCGCGGGTTCCGCCGCGCTCCTCGCCCGTGCCAACGGCTCGCCGATCCAGGTCATCGACATCTTCTCGCAGCCCGAGTGGTCGGCGATCGTCGTCGGCCCTGACAGCGACATCACCTCCGTGGAGGACCTCAAGGGCAAGTCGGTCGCCGCGACCAAGGGCACCGACCCCTACTTCTTCCTCCTCCAGGCGCTCGAGGAGGGCGGCCTCTCGCTCTCCGACGTCGAAGTGCAGAACCTGCAGCACGCCGACGGTCGCGCCGCCCTCGACGGCGGATCTGTCGCCGCCTGGGCAGGGCTCGACCCGATCATGGCCGCAGCGGAGGCGGAATCGGGCGACAAGCTCATCTACCGCAACGTCGACTTCAACACGTACGGCTTCCTGAACGCCACCGAGGACTTCATCACGAACCACCCCGACCTGGCGCAGGCCGTCGTCGACGCCTACGAGAAGGCGCGCGAGTGGGCGCTCGAGAACCCCGAGGAGACGGCGGCGCTGCTCGCCGAGGTCGCCGGCATCGACATCGACGTGGCGACCACGGTCATCGAGGAGCGTTCGAACCTCGACGTCAGCGGCGTCCCCGGTGACGACCAGATCAAGGTTCTCGAGAAGATCGCTCCGGTCCTCGTCGAATCGGGCGATGTGCAGGGCGGCAAGGACTCCGTCGACAAGGCGCTCTCATCGATCGTGAACTCGACGTTCGCCGAGAAGGCGGTCGGCGGCGAGTGACCGCTCCCGACCAGCGGGTCATCGTCCCTGCGGATTCGAGAGAGGCTCTCGACGTCGCGAAGGGGGTGCGACGGCGCCCGGATGCCGGTGCGCGCCGCTCCTGGGACCGCTCGGCCGTGCGCATCCTCGCCGGACTCGTGCTGCCCGCCATCATCCTGGTCGCCTGGCAGGTCGTCACGACATCCGGGCTCATCGAGCCGTACCGCCTCCCTGCGCCGGCGTCGGTCTTCCTCGCGGGCGTCGAGCTGGCTGAGACCGGCCAGCTCTGGACACACATCGCGATCTCGGTGCAGCGTGTTCTACTCGGCTTCGCGATCGGGTCCGTGATCGGCCTCGCCGTCGCAGGTCTGGTCGGACTGTCACGGCTGGGCGACGTGCTCCTCAGCCCGACGCTCGCTGCACTGCGAGCCGTACCGTCTCTCGCCTGGGTGCCTCTTCTCATCCTGTGGATGCAGATCGGTGAGGAATCCAAGGTCACGCTCATCGCTATCGGAGCCTTCTTCCCGGTGTACACGACCGTCGCCTCGGCGCTGCGCCACGTCGACCCGCACCTCGTCGAGGCCGGACGATCGTTCAGCCTGCACGGCTGGTCGCTGTTCCGGACCGTGCAGCTGCCCGCCGTCGTGCCCTCGGTCGTCTCCGGCCTGCGCCTCGCGCTCGCCCAGGCCTGGCTCTTCCTCGTCGCGGCGGAGCTGATCGCCTCGTCGATGGGGCTCGGCTTCCTGCTGACCGACTCGCAGAGCACCGGCCGTGTCGACCGCATCCTGCTCTCCATCGTGCTGCTGGCTCTGCTCGGAACCATCACGAACGGCATCCTCGCGCTGCTGGAGAAGTACCTGCTCAGAAGATGGACGTGACCGTGACAGAAGCCCGACTCCAGGAGTCGCGTGTCTATGCGCCTCCTGCCGGCTTCGACGAGCAGGCGAACATCGGCGTCGAGGCGTACGAGCGCGCCACCGCCGACCCGATCGCGTTCTGGGAGGATGCCGCGCGACGGCTCGATTGGTTCGAGCCGTGGCACACCGCGCACGAGTGGGAGCCGCCGACCGATGGAGCGATCCCCGCGGCGCGCTGGTTCCTCGGCGGCACGCTCAACGTCGCGTACAACTGCGTCGACCGGCACGTCGCCGCGGGCCGCGGAGACAAGGTCGCCCTCCACTTCGAGGGCGAGCCCGGCGATCGCGCCTCGGTCACCTACGCGGATCTGCAGCGCCGCGTGTCCCAGGCGGCGAACGCGCTCCTCGCACTCGGCATCCGCCCCGGCGATCGCGTGGTCATCTACCTCCCGGTGCTCGTCGAGACCGTGGTGGTCACGCTCGCCTGCGCGCGCATCGGCGCCGTGCACTCGCTTGTCTTCGGCGGGTTCTCGGCCGAGGCCGTGCGCTTCCGGCTGGAGGACACCGGGGCCAAGCTGCTCGTCACGAGCGACGGACAGTTCCGCCGGGGCACGGCCACCGAGGTGAAGTCGACCGCCGACATCGCCGCGGCCGACCTGCCCGACCTCGAGCACGTCCTCGTGCTGCGCCGGACCGGCCAGGACGTCCCCTGGACCGAGGGGCGGGACGTCTGGTGGCACGACGTCGTCGACACGGCCTCCACCGAGCACCAGGCGCAGCCGTTCGCCGCCGAGCATCCGCTCTTCATCATCTACACCTCCGGGACGACCGGGAAGCCGAAGGGACTCGTCCACACCTCGGGCGGCTACCTGACGCACGCGAGCTGGGCGCACTGGGCGCACTTCGACGCGAAGCCCGACGACGTGCACTGGTGCACGGCCGACCTCGCGTGGGTGACCGCGCACACCTACGAGATCTACGGTCCGCTCTCGAACGGCCTCACCCAGGTCATCTACGAGGGAACGCCCGATGCGCCGCACCGGGAGCGCCACCTCGAGATCATCGAGCGCTACGGCGTCACCGTCTACTACACCGCGCCGACGCTGATCCGCACCTTCATGACCTGGTTCGGCGCCGACCTGCCGACCGGGCACGACCTCTCCACGTTGCGCCTGCTGGGAACCGTCGGCGAGGCCATCAACCCCGAGGCGTGGGTGTGGTTCCGCCGGAACTTCGGCCGCGACGAGCTGCCGATCGTCGACACGTGGTGGCAGTCCGAGACGGGTGCGGCGATGATCGCTCCGCTGCCGGGGGTCACGAGCCTCAAGCCGGGCTCGGCGACCGTTCCGCTGCCGGGCATCGACGTCGCCGTGGTCGACGAGCAGGGACGCGAGGTCGCTCCTGGGCGGTCGGGCACGCTGGTCGTGCGGCGGCCCTGGCCGGGGATGGCGCGCACGGTGTGGGGGAATCCGCAGCGGTACCGTGACGCCTACTGGTCGGCGTACGCCGGACACGGCGAGTTCGGCGGTTACTACGTCGCCGGCGATGGAGCCACCCGCGACGTCGACGGATACATCTGGATCCTCGGACGCCTCGACGACGTGGTCAACGTCTCGGGGCACCGGCTCTCGACCATCGAGATCGAATCCGCGCTCGTCGCCCACGACACGGTCGGCGAGGCGGGCTCCGCCGGAGTCGCCGATCCGGTCACCGGCCAGGCCGTCGTCGCGTTCGTGACGCCGTCGGGTCGCGCCGAGGTGACGCCGTCCGATCTCCGCGCCCAGGTCGCGCAGGCCATCGGACCCGTCGCCAAGCCGAAGCACGTCGTAGTGGTCCCCGACCTCCCCAAGACGCGTTCGGGCAAGATCATGCGCCGACTGCTGGCACAGTTGTGGGAGGCCGAGCAGGATCGCCGCGCCGGCCGCGAACCGCAGGCGCTCGGCGACACCACTTCGCTGCAGAACCCCTGGGCCGTCGACGACATCGCCGACGTGCTCGCTGCCGCCGAACTCACCCCACGGTCTCACTGACCACCCCGAACTGAGGACAGCATGACGGAAGAACACCGCTTCGGATTCCGAACCAGGGCCCTCCACGCGGGCGGGACCCCCGACGCGTCGACCGGCGCCCGCGCCGTGCCGATCTACCAGACGACCTCGTTCGTCTTCGACGACGCCGCGGATGCCGGGAACCTGTTCGCCCTGCAGAAGTACGGCAACATCTACTCGCGCATCGGCAACCCGACGGTCGCTGCCCTGGAGGAGCGCCTGGCCTCGCTCGAGGGCGGCATCGGCGCGGTCGCGACGGCATCCGGGATGAGCGCGGAGTTCATCACCTTCGCCGCACTCGTCGGCGCAGGGGACCACGTGGTCGCTGCCGCGCAGCTCTACGGCGGCACGGTGACGCAGCTCGACGTGACTCTTCGGCGCTTCGGCGTCGAGACCACCTTCGTCGCTTCGACCGATCCCGCCGACTACGCCGCCGCGATCCGGCCGGAGACCAAGGTCGTGTACGTCGAGATGATCGGCAACCCCTCGGGGGAGATCGCCGACATCGAAGGACTGGCCGCCGTCGCGCATGAGGCGGGAGTGCCTCTCGTCGTGGATGCGACGCTGGCGACGCCGTACCTGGCTCGTCCACTCGAGCACGGTGCCGACATCGTGATCCATTCGGTGACGAAGTTCCTCGGCGGTCACGGCACGACCCTCGGCGGCGTGGTGATCGAGAAGGGCACGTTCGACTGGGGCAACGGCAAGTTCCCGCAGATGACCGAGCCCGTCGAGTCCTACGGCGGCATCAAGTGGTGGGACAACTTCGGCGAGTACGGCTTCCTGACCAAGCTGCGCTCCGAGCAGCTGCGCGACATCGGCCCGGCGCTGAGCCCGCAGTCCGCGTTCAACCTGCTCCAGGGCGTCGAGACGCTGCCGCAGCGGATCGACGCGCACCTCGCGAACGCGCGCGTCGTGGCTGACTGGCTCGCGTCCGACCCGCGGGTCGCGTATGTCACGTGGGCCGGACTCGAGGGACATCCGCACCACGAGCGC
Coding sequences within it:
- the rpsA gene encoding 30S ribosomal protein S1, with amino-acid sequence MTTATTAPATKQVAINDIGSAEDFLAAVEKTLKFFNDGDIIEGTIVKIDRDEVLLDVGYKTEGVIPSRELSIKHDVDPNEVVKVGDEVEALVLQKEDKEGRLILSKKRAQYERAWGDVEKIKENDGVVTGTVIEVVKGGLIVDIGLRGFLPASLIELRRVRDLTPYLGQEIEAKILELDKNRNNVVLSRRALLEQTQSESRTTFLNNLHKGQVRKGVVSSIVNFGAFVDLGGVDGLVHVSELSWKHIEHASEVVEVGQEVTVEILEVDLDRERVSLSLKATQEDPWQVFARTHAIGQVTPGKVTKLVPFGAFVRVADGIEGLVHISELSSKHVELAEQVVSVGEEVFVKVIDIDLERRRISLSLKQANESVDPNGTEFDPALYGMLAEYDENGEYKYPEGFDAETGAWKEGFDTQREAWEQEYAAAQARWEAHKAQVTKAAEAEAEAGADFGGQVFSSEATGAGTLADDEALAALREKLSGGNA
- a CDS encoding ABC transporter ATP-binding protein → MTALLPASRAADAPRSAGLAQAVRLEGIERAFPLPQGRREVLRSVDLDVAAGEIVAVVGPSGCGKSTLLRLVGGLDTPTSGSIRLDGTGVADVDERTAIAFQEPRLLPWRTLAQNVELGLPRGTARRPGRERVRELLHLVGLEHAADQRPREVSGGMAQRASLARALARNPGVLLLDEPFGALDALTRLRMHDLLLKIHAAEPTTILLVTHDVEEALYLADRVLLLRTLTGDTGDAAPSIARTVAVPGIRPRDRADRGLADLRAELLEGLGVDTHHRITEETR
- a CDS encoding aliphatic sulfonate ABC transporter substrate-binding protein, with protein sequence MSTITRRIIPAIAIAGTMMLVATGCVAGENAKADAPEKDSTAEATEWSADTLSIDFATYNPLSLVIKDQGILEDILGDDVEVEWIQSAGSNKANELLRSGSVDVGSTAGSAALLARANGSPIQVIDIFSQPEWSAIVVGPDSDITSVEDLKGKSVAATKGTDPYFFLLQALEEGGLSLSDVEVQNLQHADGRAALDGGSVAAWAGLDPIMAAAEAESGDKLIYRNVDFNTYGFLNATEDFITNHPDLAQAVVDAYEKAREWALENPEETAALLAEVAGIDIDVATTVIEERSNLDVSGVPGDDQIKVLEKIAPVLVESGDVQGGKDSVDKALSSIVNSTFAEKAVGGE
- a CDS encoding ABC transporter permease translates to MTAPDQRVIVPADSREALDVAKGVRRRPDAGARRSWDRSAVRILAGLVLPAIILVAWQVVTTSGLIEPYRLPAPASVFLAGVELAETGQLWTHIAISVQRVLLGFAIGSVIGLAVAGLVGLSRLGDVLLSPTLAALRAVPSLAWVPLLILWMQIGEESKVTLIAIGAFFPVYTTVASALRHVDPHLVEAGRSFSLHGWSLFRTVQLPAVVPSVVSGLRLALAQAWLFLVAAELIASSMGLGFLLTDSQSTGRVDRILLSIVLLALLGTITNGILALLEKYLLRRWT
- the acs gene encoding acetate--CoA ligase — encoded protein: MDVTVTEARLQESRVYAPPAGFDEQANIGVEAYERATADPIAFWEDAARRLDWFEPWHTAHEWEPPTDGAIPAARWFLGGTLNVAYNCVDRHVAAGRGDKVALHFEGEPGDRASVTYADLQRRVSQAANALLALGIRPGDRVVIYLPVLVETVVVTLACARIGAVHSLVFGGFSAEAVRFRLEDTGAKLLVTSDGQFRRGTATEVKSTADIAAADLPDLEHVLVLRRTGQDVPWTEGRDVWWHDVVDTASTEHQAQPFAAEHPLFIIYTSGTTGKPKGLVHTSGGYLTHASWAHWAHFDAKPDDVHWCTADLAWVTAHTYEIYGPLSNGLTQVIYEGTPDAPHRERHLEIIERYGVTVYYTAPTLIRTFMTWFGADLPTGHDLSTLRLLGTVGEAINPEAWVWFRRNFGRDELPIVDTWWQSETGAAMIAPLPGVTSLKPGSATVPLPGIDVAVVDEQGREVAPGRSGTLVVRRPWPGMARTVWGNPQRYRDAYWSAYAGHGEFGGYYVAGDGATRDVDGYIWILGRLDDVVNVSGHRLSTIEIESALVAHDTVGEAGSAGVADPVTGQAVVAFVTPSGRAEVTPSDLRAQVAQAIGPVAKPKHVVVVPDLPKTRSGKIMRRLLAQLWEAEQDRRAGREPQALGDTTSLQNPWAVDDIADVLAAAELTPRSH
- a CDS encoding O-acetylhomoserine aminocarboxypropyltransferase/cysteine synthase family protein, encoding MTEEHRFGFRTRALHAGGTPDASTGARAVPIYQTTSFVFDDAADAGNLFALQKYGNIYSRIGNPTVAALEERLASLEGGIGAVATASGMSAEFITFAALVGAGDHVVAAAQLYGGTVTQLDVTLRRFGVETTFVASTDPADYAAAIRPETKVVYVEMIGNPSGEIADIEGLAAVAHEAGVPLVVDATLATPYLARPLEHGADIVIHSVTKFLGGHGTTLGGVVIEKGTFDWGNGKFPQMTEPVESYGGIKWWDNFGEYGFLTKLRSEQLRDIGPALSPQSAFNLLQGVETLPQRIDAHLANARVVADWLASDPRVAYVTWAGLEGHPHHERAAKYLPLGPGSVFAFGVAAEDGRAAGETLIENLQLASHLANIGDARTLVIHPASTTHRQLTEEQLVAAGVRPDLIRISVGLEDADDIIWDLDQALTTATGQNR